One window from the genome of Castellaniella sp. MT123 encodes:
- the dut gene encoding dUTP diphosphatase: MHRRLIQARIVNPLLGSDAIPLPDYATGGSAAMDLRACLDTPQTLRPGERLPVPTGLAINMMDPGLVAIVASRSGLSLKHGIRVAQGIGVIDADYHGEIKVLLTNDSDQAYDIQPGERIAQLLFQPVIQVGLHLVDNFETETERGAGGFGSTGRH; the protein is encoded by the coding sequence ATGCATCGACGACTCATTCAGGCCCGCATCGTCAACCCTCTGCTGGGTTCGGATGCCATTCCCCTACCCGATTACGCCACCGGCGGCTCCGCCGCCATGGACCTGCGCGCCTGCCTGGACACGCCCCAAACCCTGCGACCCGGAGAGCGTCTTCCCGTTCCTACCGGCCTGGCGATCAATATGATGGACCCAGGACTGGTCGCGATCGTGGCCTCCCGTTCCGGGCTGTCGCTGAAGCACGGCATCCGCGTGGCCCAGGGCATCGGCGTCATCGATGCGGATTACCATGGCGAAATCAAGGTGCTGCTGACCAACGACAGTGACCAAGCCTACGACATCCAGCCCGGAGAACGGATTGCGCAGCTGCTGTTCCAGCCCGTCATCCAGGTCGGCCTGCATCTGGTCGACAACTTCGAGACCGAAACCGAGCGCGGCGCCGGCGGCTTCGGCAGCACCGGCCGGCACTAG
- a CDS encoding branched-chain amino acid ABC transporter substrate-binding protein gives MSRLTQLSTLSAAVSLALMGAGTAVAASGPVKIGVQAPITGEYAAEGQGIENGVKLIAKQHNDAGGVLGRKIEVIVCDDEGKAAQAAICARKLVNDGVTAVIGTYTSGAALAAAPIYSAANVIQTSDGTSDELTQKGWKTFFRNAPPNSDEAQFVANYFVKVKQYKRIAVLSDHSSYATGLAKATVDALKKDGGNIVSQDFINAGTQDYTAVLTKLKSKDPDVLFFSGYYTDGGLIRAQMKQLGMNAVFVGGDANQNENFAKIAGNAAAGAVIVNVPAPENLPYPEAKHFLADYTKAFGAPPPSIYTFTNADGFRAVIAAIESTKSTETSKLIPWLHDMKKPFDGLTGPFTWDAKGERIGSPMSAFEVQAGGGYKTIYPEPK, from the coding sequence ATGAGCAGGCTGACACAACTTTCCACGCTTTCCGCCGCGGTTTCCCTGGCCCTGATGGGTGCGGGCACCGCGGTCGCCGCCAGCGGTCCCGTCAAGATCGGCGTGCAGGCGCCGATCACCGGGGAATACGCTGCCGAAGGCCAAGGCATCGAAAACGGCGTCAAGCTGATCGCCAAACAGCACAACGATGCGGGTGGCGTTCTGGGTCGCAAGATCGAAGTCATCGTTTGCGACGACGAAGGCAAGGCAGCCCAGGCGGCCATCTGCGCACGCAAGCTGGTCAACGATGGCGTCACCGCCGTGATCGGCACCTACACCAGCGGCGCCGCCCTGGCCGCCGCGCCGATCTACTCGGCCGCCAACGTCATCCAGACCTCGGACGGCACCAGCGACGAACTGACCCAAAAGGGCTGGAAAACCTTCTTCCGCAATGCGCCGCCCAACAGCGACGAAGCCCAGTTCGTGGCCAACTATTTCGTCAAGGTCAAGCAATACAAGCGCATCGCCGTCCTGAGCGACCACTCCAGTTACGCCACCGGCCTGGCCAAAGCCACGGTCGATGCCCTCAAGAAAGACGGCGGCAATATCGTCAGCCAGGATTTCATCAACGCCGGCACCCAGGACTACACCGCCGTGCTGACCAAACTGAAGTCCAAGGACCCGGACGTGCTGTTCTTCTCGGGCTACTACACTGACGGCGGGCTGATCCGCGCCCAGATGAAGCAGCTCGGCATGAACGCCGTGTTCGTGGGTGGCGACGCCAACCAGAACGAAAACTTCGCCAAGATCGCGGGCAACGCCGCCGCAGGCGCGGTCATCGTCAACGTGCCGGCCCCGGAAAACCTTCCCTATCCGGAAGCCAAGCACTTCCTGGCCGACTACACCAAGGCCTTTGGCGCGCCCCCGCCCAGCATCTACACGTTCACCAACGCCGACGGATTCCGCGCGGTCATCGCCGCCATCGAAAGCACCAAGAGCACGGAAACATCCAAGCTCATTCCCTGGCTGCACGACATGAAGAAACCCTTCGACGGCCTGACCGGCCCCTTCACCTGGGATGCCAAGGGCGAACGTATCGGCAGCCCGATGTCCGCCTTCGAAGTCCAGGCGGGCGGCGGCTACAAGACCATCTATCCGGAACCCAAATAA
- a CDS encoding branched-chain amino acid ABC transporter permease has protein sequence MDFILQQFINGVTVGGIYALIALGYTMVYGVLKMINFAHGDLCILGAFIGLTTLTSGAFGGLSTPVLLILAFLIAMIVVAVVGTLLDQLAYKPLRKAHRLAPVVSALGASMLIENGIMLIWSPNVQVFPNNLLPSITWQIGGAYLSFVQLLIIIGAFVLMTVLYFFVHHTRLGTAIRATAIDQDAARLMGINVNRVIALVFIIGPVLGAIGGLFIGLYYRQTYFTMGWSYGLSAFIAAIIGGIGNIPGAMLGGLVLGLFNAFAAGYISSSWQDAITFALLIAILLVRPSGLLGERVAEKV, from the coding sequence ATGGACTTTATCCTCCAGCAATTCATCAACGGCGTCACTGTCGGCGGCATCTATGCCCTGATCGCCCTGGGCTATACGATGGTCTACGGGGTGCTGAAGATGATCAACTTCGCCCACGGCGACTTGTGCATCCTGGGCGCCTTCATCGGACTGACCACACTGACTTCCGGCGCCTTCGGCGGCCTTTCCACGCCAGTGCTGTTGATCCTGGCCTTCCTGATCGCCATGATCGTGGTCGCGGTCGTCGGCACGCTGCTTGACCAGCTGGCCTACAAACCCCTGCGCAAGGCGCACCGGCTCGCGCCGGTGGTGTCGGCCCTGGGTGCCTCGATGCTGATCGAAAACGGCATCATGCTGATCTGGAGCCCCAACGTCCAGGTCTTCCCGAACAATCTGCTGCCCAGCATCACCTGGCAGATCGGCGGCGCGTATCTCAGCTTCGTGCAGCTGCTGATCATCATCGGCGCCTTCGTCCTGATGACCGTCCTGTATTTCTTCGTCCACCATACCCGGCTGGGGACCGCCATCCGCGCAACCGCCATCGATCAGGATGCCGCCCGCCTGATGGGGATCAACGTCAACCGCGTCATCGCCCTGGTGTTCATCATCGGTCCGGTGCTGGGTGCCATCGGCGGCCTGTTCATCGGGCTCTACTACCGCCAGACCTATTTCACCATGGGCTGGTCCTACGGCCTGAGCGCCTTCATCGCAGCGATCATCGGCGGTATCGGCAACATCCCCGGCGCCATGCTGGGCGGTCTGGTGCTGGGTCTGTTCAATGCCTTCGCGGCAGGCTACATCTCCAGTTCCTGGCAGGACGCAATCACATTTGCCCTGCTGATCGCCATCCTGCTGGTGCGCCCTTCGGGCCTGTTGGGTGAACGGGTTGCGGAAAAGGTCTAA
- a CDS encoding branched-chain amino acid ABC transporter permease has product MNQANTTNSRTAVNPAAPSLSTTTRILRVLGPVLWIAGLLIPSVMAPAWITIGGIFAIYAIVALSQDIVLGRAGMYDMGHAVYFGVGAYTSAILSLTFNWPIFWTIPVAMLLAAALGAILSAPIVKLRGDYLLVVTIGFNAIFVLAMKNNLFGLTGGADGLFGVSGPTIFGYPLMTQSELFYVNWVFMAIVLWLMRNLDRSALGRTFRYIKYDELAATTLGVNARNYKVAAFALSAGIAGLAGTLFAMQLSAVSPGSFQFTDSVVLFAIVLVGGQASVPGVLLGTAMMFVVPQIFTEFAQYRYLVFGIAMILVMVLRPQGIWPARKGIL; this is encoded by the coding sequence ATGAATCAAGCCAACACTACCAATTCCCGCACCGCGGTCAACCCTGCGGCCCCGTCGCTCAGCACCACCACCCGCATCCTGCGGGTACTGGGTCCGGTGCTGTGGATCGCCGGCCTGCTGATCCCCTCGGTCATGGCCCCGGCCTGGATCACGATCGGGGGCATCTTCGCCATCTACGCCATCGTGGCGCTTTCGCAGGACATCGTCCTGGGCCGCGCCGGCATGTACGACATGGGCCACGCCGTGTATTTCGGCGTCGGAGCCTACACCAGCGCGATCCTGTCGCTGACCTTCAACTGGCCCATCTTCTGGACGATTCCGGTCGCCATGCTGCTGGCCGCCGCGCTGGGCGCGATTCTGTCCGCCCCCATCGTCAAGCTGCGCGGCGACTATCTGCTGGTGGTCACCATCGGCTTCAATGCGATCTTCGTGCTCGCCATGAAGAACAACCTGTTTGGCCTGACAGGCGGAGCCGACGGCCTGTTCGGCGTCAGCGGCCCGACGATCTTCGGTTATCCACTGATGACCCAGAGCGAGCTGTTCTACGTGAACTGGGTATTCATGGCGATCGTGCTGTGGCTGATGCGCAACCTGGACCGCTCGGCGCTGGGGCGCACCTTCCGCTACATCAAATACGACGAACTAGCCGCGACCACGCTGGGCGTCAATGCCCGCAACTACAAGGTCGCCGCCTTCGCCCTGTCGGCCGGCATCGCCGGCCTGGCCGGCACGCTGTTCGCCATGCAGCTCTCGGCGGTCAGCCCCGGCTCGTTCCAGTTCACCGACTCGGTCGTGCTGTTCGCCATCGTGCTGGTGGGCGGCCAGGCATCCGTGCCGGGCGTGCTGCTGGGCACCGCCATGATGTTCGTGGTGCCCCAGATCTTCACCGAATTCGCCCAATACCGCTATCTGGTCTTCGGCATCGCCATGATCCTCGTCATGGTCCTACGGCCGCAAGGCATCTGGCCGGCGCGCAAGGGAATCCTATGA
- a CDS encoding ABC transporter ATP-binding protein encodes MNPPLSSSQSSSADTLLELDGIGISFGGLRAVDELSFKIRQGEIVGLIGPNGAGKTTVFNMITGVYKPTDGRIRWHGHDVTGLAPHLLAKAGIRRTFQTIRLFADMTVLENVIAGQHLLMRQSWWQGLLRTPTQRHEEHALVERAMEVLRQLDLADVAQEIATSLPYGAQRRVEMARTLVAKPELIILDEPAAGLNEQESAVLNDTIRAIRDSGITVILVEHDMSVVMNVTDNIVVINFGKKIAEGKPEEIRTNPLVIEAYLGQDDDEDDPLMNAIHEEQAQS; translated from the coding sequence ATGAATCCGCCCCTTTCCTCCTCTCAATCGTCTTCGGCCGACACCCTGCTGGAACTGGACGGCATCGGCATCAGCTTCGGTGGCCTGCGCGCCGTCGACGAACTCAGCTTCAAGATCCGCCAGGGTGAAATCGTCGGCCTGATCGGCCCCAACGGCGCCGGCAAGACCACGGTTTTCAACATGATCACCGGCGTCTACAAACCCACGGACGGCCGCATCCGCTGGCACGGCCACGACGTCACGGGCCTGGCGCCCCACCTGTTGGCCAAAGCCGGCATCCGGCGCACGTTCCAGACCATCCGCCTGTTTGCCGACATGACCGTGCTGGAAAACGTCATCGCCGGCCAGCATCTGCTGATGCGCCAGTCGTGGTGGCAGGGGCTGTTGCGCACCCCGACCCAGCGCCACGAGGAACACGCCCTGGTCGAACGCGCCATGGAAGTCCTGCGGCAGCTGGATCTGGCCGATGTCGCCCAGGAGATCGCCACGTCGCTGCCCTACGGGGCGCAGCGTCGGGTGGAAATGGCACGCACACTGGTCGCCAAACCGGAACTGATCATTCTGGACGAGCCGGCCGCAGGCCTGAACGAGCAGGAATCCGCAGTCCTGAACGACACGATCCGCGCCATCCGCGACTCCGGCATCACCGTCATTCTGGTCGAGCACGACATGAGTGTGGTGATGAACGTCACCGACAACATCGTCGTCATCAACTTCGGCAAGAAGATCGCCGAGGGCAAACCCGAGGAAATCCGCACCAATCCGCTGGTGATCGAAGCCTATCTGGGCCAGGACGACGACGAGGACGACCCCCTGATGAACGCCATCCACGAAGAACAGGCTCAGTCATGA
- a CDS encoding ABC transporter ATP-binding protein: protein MTHLLEIEDLRVNYGHIQALKGISLHVAEREVVAILGANGAGKTTLMRTLSGLIAPHSGKITFAGRETTRMGADRIVRLGIGQSPEGRRVFGTLSVAENLRMGGFTRPTGETDESCEHVYKIFPRLYERRAQLAGTLSGGEQQMLAIGRALVTKPRLLLLDEPSLGLAPIIVRNIFQVLRDVRDTGVTILIVEQNARMALKLADRGYVLEVGKLSHQGPARELLSSPEIQAAYLGH from the coding sequence ATGACTCATCTGCTTGAAATCGAAGACCTGCGCGTCAACTACGGGCACATCCAGGCACTGAAGGGCATCTCGCTGCACGTGGCCGAACGCGAGGTGGTGGCGATCCTGGGGGCCAACGGCGCAGGCAAGACCACCCTGATGCGCACGCTCAGCGGCCTGATCGCACCGCACTCCGGCAAGATCACCTTCGCCGGGCGCGAGACCACCCGCATGGGGGCCGACCGCATCGTGCGTCTGGGAATTGGCCAGTCCCCCGAAGGCCGGCGCGTGTTCGGGACCCTGTCGGTCGCCGAAAACCTGCGCATGGGCGGCTTCACCCGCCCGACCGGGGAAACCGACGAGAGCTGCGAGCACGTCTACAAGATCTTCCCGCGTCTGTATGAACGCCGTGCCCAGCTGGCGGGCACCCTGTCGGGCGGCGAGCAGCAGATGCTGGCCATCGGCCGGGCGCTGGTGACCAAGCCCCGCCTGTTGCTGCTCGACGAACCCAGCCTGGGTCTTGCGCCCATTATCGTGCGCAACATCTTCCAGGTGCTGCGTGACGTGCGCGACACCGGGGTGACGATCCTGATCGTCGAACAGAATGCCCGCATGGCACTGAAGCTGGCTGACCGCGGTTATGTGCTCGAAGTCGGCAAACTGTCGCACCAAGGCCCGGCACGCGAACTTCTGTCCTCACCCGAGATCCAGGCGGCCTACCTGGGCCATTGA
- a CDS encoding peptidylprolyl isomerase, which yields MTQATARHILVDTEEQCLQLKTDIENGADFAAVARDHSSCPSSRDGGNLGSFGRGQMVPEFDTVVFSAPVGVVQGPVRTQFGYHLVEVTDRQD from the coding sequence ATGACTCAAGCCACCGCTCGCCACATTCTGGTCGATACCGAAGAGCAATGCCTGCAACTGAAGACCGACATCGAAAACGGTGCGGATTTCGCCGCTGTCGCCCGCGACCATTCCAGCTGCCCGTCCAGCCGTGACGGCGGCAATCTGGGCTCCTTCGGCCGCGGTCAGATGGTGCCGGAATTCGATACAGTGGTGTTCAGCGCGCCGGTCGGCGTGGTCCAGGGGCCTGTGCGCACACAGTTCGGGTATCACCTGGTGGAAGTGACGGACCGGCAGGACTAA
- the putA gene encoding trifunctional transcriptional regulator/proline dehydrogenase/L-glutamate gamma-semialdehyde dehydrogenase: MATVTLGVKVDETLRDRLRLQADKLGCTPHWLHKQALLTYVEAIERGQLPADIDHRSETAESDAPTEPDPQTPFYEFAQEIQPQSVLRSAITAAYRRPEPECVAMLLDQAGSPQADQVETLARRLVQTLRSKRKGGGVEGLIQEFSLSSQEGVALMCLAEALLRIPDQATRDALIRDKISRGDWRAHVGESRSMFVNAATWGLLVTGKLVSVNSEQNLSQALTRLIAKGGEPLIRRGVNMAMRLMGEQFVTGQTISSALANSRKFEEIGFRYSYDMLGEAATTAEDAAHYYRSYEQAIHAIGKASQGRGIYEGPGISIKLSALHPRYARAQRDRVMAELLPRMIELSALARRYDIGLNIDAEEADRLELSLDLLEALCFDERLRGWNGIGFVIQAYQKRAPFVIDFVIDLARRSKHRLMVRLVKGAYWDSEIKRAQIDGLEGYPVYTRKVHTDVSYLACARKLLSAPDAVFPQFATHNAQTLASIYHLAGENYYPGQYEFQCLHGMGEPLYEEVVGPVAKGHLNRPCRVYAPVGTHETLLAYLVRRLLENGANTSFVNQIGDKDIPIDHLIEDPVRKARAIQPLGAPHERIPLPRDLYQSRENRANSAGLDLSNEHRLGSLAAALLGSAGQVWQASPPGEWQSDRAQPVLNPADHRDVVGQLVEADEADVQAALKRAEYAAPIWQATPVAERAQCLRHAAQLLEDEMQVSIGLIVREAGKSFPNAVSEVREAVDFLRYYAVRIEEEFSNDSHRPLGPVLCISPWNFPLAIFTGQVSAALAAGNVVLAKPAEQTNLIAAYGVSVLHRAGIPHAAVQLLPGHGETVGAALVASPVVRGVMFTGSTEVAKLIAATLAQRLNGAGHPVPLIAETGGQNAMIVDSSALTEQVVYDVLSSAFDSAGQRCSALRVLCVQEDCADRTLGMLRGAMNELRVGRPELLSTDIGPVIDADAQAMIERHIQGMQAAGHAIDRQALDDEQVRFGTFVAPTLIEISDIAELEREVFGPVLHVLRYRREDLDAVIDAINGRGYGLTFGVHTRLDETVRHVTGRIQVGNIYVNRNIVGATVGVQPFGGEGLSGTGPKAGGPLYLHRLLSVSTNALPVDGVVGQDAQPLELPGPTGETNHYRLKPRGTVLCRAVSAAGAQAQLQACQRTGNAMLWVDSPDVRAFHQQHRAMDPVRWVAPDAVESADFQVALFEGDGDDLLTLTRSVAARPGPVIPVLARRSHELASGVGYPLEMLVREVSICINTAAAGGNASLMMVG, from the coding sequence ATGGCGACTGTTACCCTGGGTGTGAAGGTCGATGAGACCTTGCGTGACCGTTTGCGGCTGCAGGCGGACAAACTGGGGTGCACGCCCCACTGGCTGCACAAGCAAGCCCTGCTGACCTATGTCGAGGCCATCGAGCGTGGCCAGCTGCCGGCCGACATCGATCATCGTTCGGAAACCGCCGAATCCGACGCACCCACCGAGCCGGATCCACAAACACCGTTCTATGAGTTCGCCCAGGAGATCCAGCCGCAATCGGTGCTGCGCTCGGCGATCACAGCCGCCTACCGGCGGCCCGAACCCGAATGCGTCGCCATGTTGCTCGATCAGGCAGGCTCGCCGCAGGCGGATCAGGTCGAGACCCTGGCCCGGCGCCTGGTCCAGACGCTGCGTAGCAAACGCAAGGGTGGCGGCGTCGAGGGCCTGATCCAGGAATTCTCGCTCTCCAGCCAGGAAGGGGTTGCCCTGATGTGTCTGGCCGAGGCTCTGCTGCGTATTCCCGATCAGGCCACGCGCGATGCGCTGATCCGCGATAAGATCAGCCGCGGCGACTGGCGTGCCCACGTGGGCGAATCCCGGTCGATGTTCGTCAACGCGGCGACCTGGGGGCTGCTCGTCACCGGTAAACTCGTCAGCGTCAACAGCGAACAGAACCTGTCCCAGGCGCTGACCCGTCTGATCGCGAAAGGCGGCGAACCGCTGATCCGGCGCGGCGTGAACATGGCCATGCGCCTGATGGGCGAGCAGTTCGTCACCGGCCAGACGATCTCGTCGGCGCTGGCCAACAGCCGCAAGTTCGAAGAGATCGGCTTTCGCTATTCCTACGATATGCTGGGCGAGGCGGCCACCACGGCGGAAGACGCCGCCCACTATTACCGTTCCTACGAGCAGGCGATCCACGCCATCGGCAAGGCCTCGCAGGGGCGCGGCATCTACGAAGGCCCCGGCATCTCCATCAAGCTGTCTGCGTTGCACCCGCGCTATGCCCGCGCGCAGCGCGACCGTGTCATGGCCGAACTGTTGCCGCGCATGATCGAACTCTCGGCCCTGGCGCGGCGCTACGATATCGGTCTGAACATCGATGCGGAAGAGGCCGATCGGCTGGAACTCTCGCTCGACCTGCTCGAAGCCCTGTGCTTCGATGAGCGCCTGCGCGGCTGGAACGGCATCGGTTTCGTGATCCAGGCCTACCAGAAGCGGGCACCCTTCGTGATCGATTTCGTGATCGATCTGGCCCGCCGCAGCAAACATCGCCTGATGGTGCGCCTGGTCAAGGGCGCCTACTGGGATTCCGAGATCAAGCGCGCGCAGATCGACGGCCTGGAAGGCTATCCGGTCTACACGCGCAAGGTGCATACCGACGTGTCCTACCTGGCCTGTGCGCGCAAGCTCCTGTCAGCGCCGGACGCGGTCTTTCCGCAGTTCGCCACGCACAACGCCCAGACGCTCGCATCCATCTATCATCTGGCGGGCGAAAACTACTATCCCGGGCAGTACGAGTTCCAGTGCCTGCACGGCATGGGTGAACCGCTGTACGAGGAAGTCGTCGGCCCGGTGGCCAAGGGCCATCTGAACCGGCCTTGCCGCGTCTATGCGCCGGTGGGCACGCACGAAACCTTGCTGGCCTATCTGGTGCGCCGCCTGCTGGAAAACGGCGCCAATACGTCCTTTGTCAACCAGATCGGTGACAAGGACATCCCCATCGATCATTTGATCGAGGATCCGGTGCGCAAGGCTCGCGCCATCCAGCCCCTGGGGGCTCCGCACGAACGCATTCCCTTGCCGCGCGATCTGTACCAGTCCCGGGAAAATCGGGCCAATTCGGCCGGTCTGGACCTCAGCAACGAGCATCGGCTGGGATCGCTGGCGGCTGCCCTGCTGGGTAGCGCCGGCCAGGTCTGGCAAGCGTCGCCTCCCGGCGAATGGCAGTCCGATCGCGCCCAACCCGTCCTGAACCCCGCCGATCATCGCGATGTGGTCGGCCAACTGGTCGAGGCCGACGAGGCGGACGTCCAGGCGGCCCTGAAGCGTGCTGAATATGCCGCGCCCATCTGGCAGGCCACGCCGGTGGCCGAGCGTGCGCAGTGCCTGCGCCATGCCGCGCAGCTGCTGGAAGACGAGATGCAGGTGTCCATCGGGCTGATCGTGCGCGAGGCCGGCAAGTCCTTTCCGAATGCCGTGTCGGAAGTGCGCGAGGCCGTGGATTTCCTGCGCTACTATGCGGTGCGCATCGAAGAGGAATTCTCCAACGACAGTCATCGGCCGCTCGGGCCGGTGCTGTGCATCAGCCCCTGGAACTTCCCGCTGGCCATCTTCACCGGTCAGGTCAGCGCGGCCCTGGCCGCCGGCAATGTCGTGTTGGCCAAGCCCGCCGAACAGACCAATCTGATCGCCGCCTATGGGGTATCGGTGCTGCATCGGGCGGGTATTCCGCATGCTGCCGTACAGTTGCTGCCCGGCCATGGGGAAACCGTGGGTGCCGCACTGGTCGCCAGCCCGGTGGTGCGTGGCGTCATGTTCACGGGTTCGACCGAGGTCGCCAAACTTATCGCGGCCACGTTGGCCCAGCGCCTGAATGGCGCGGGCCATCCGGTCCCCCTGATCGCCGAAACCGGCGGCCAGAACGCGATGATCGTGGATTCGTCCGCCCTGACCGAGCAGGTCGTCTATGACGTGCTCAGTTCCGCCTTCGATTCCGCCGGTCAGCGCTGCTCGGCCTTGCGCGTGTTGTGCGTGCAGGAAGACTGCGCCGACCGCACGCTGGGCATGTTGCGCGGCGCCATGAACGAATTGCGGGTCGGGCGTCCGGAACTGCTGTCCACCGACATCGGTCCGGTCATCGATGCCGATGCCCAGGCCATGATCGAGCGCCACATCCAGGGCATGCAGGCCGCTGGCCACGCCATCGACCGTCAAGCGCTGGACGACGAGCAGGTGCGTTTCGGCACTTTCGTGGCGCCGACCCTGATCGAGATTTCCGATATCGCCGAACTCGAACGCGAAGTCTTCGGGCCGGTGCTGCACGTCCTGCGCTACCGGCGTGAAGATCTGGATGCGGTCATCGACGCTATCAACGGGCGCGGCTATGGGCTGACTTTCGGCGTGCACACCCGGCTGGATGAAACCGTGCGGCACGTCACCGGTCGCATCCAGGTTGGCAACATCTACGTCAATCGCAACATCGTGGGCGCCACCGTGGGCGTGCAGCCATTCGGCGGCGAAGGCCTGTCGGGTACGGGTCCGAAGGCGGGTGGGCCGCTGTATCTGCATCGACTGCTGTCGGTGTCCACGAACGCCCTGCCGGTCGACGGTGTCGTGGGACAGGACGCGCAGCCGCTGGAGCTGCCTGGTCCCACGGGCGAGACCAATCACTATCGATTGAAGCCCCGGGGCACGGTGCTCTGCCGGGCGGTCAGCGCCGCCGGCGCCCAAGCCCAGCTGCAGGCTTGCCAACGCACCGGCAACGCCATGCTCTGGGTGGACTCACCCGATGTGCGCGCATTCCACCAGCAGCATCGCGCGATGGATCCGGTCCGTTGGGTGGCCCCTGATGCCGTCGAATCGGCCGATTTCCAAGTCGCGCTCTTCGAAGGCGATGGCGACGATCTGCTGACCCTGACGCGCTCGGTCGCTGCGCGCCCGGGACCGGTCATCCCGGTCCTGGCACGGCGCTCTCACGAGCTGGCCAGTGGCGTCGGCTATCCGCTGGAGATGCTGGTGCGCGAGGTGTCCATCTGCATCAACACCGCCGCCGCCGGCGGCAACGCCAGCCTGATGATGGTCGGGTGA
- a CDS encoding PqiC family protein, protein MRRLFLVLICSVTSLLGACAGAPSRYYSLDGPMVQAPGAASGLPATPSYGLRLQVLRIPADADRPQLLVRDAASDPAVQVLNDSLWAGPLADQIQTVLAARVAASLGVPDLQRLPGARDRPVRQIEVRVTRFDLLWNQGADLAAVWTDRLPGTAQALVCQARIRVPAASGIPALVDAQRQAVWSLAALMAADRASGAHGLPTGSGNAQYGCT, encoded by the coding sequence ATGCGACGACTGTTTCTGGTGTTGATCTGTAGCGTGACGAGCCTGCTGGGCGCCTGCGCCGGCGCACCCAGCCGTTATTACAGCCTGGACGGGCCGATGGTCCAGGCGCCGGGCGCCGCATCCGGGTTGCCGGCCACGCCATCCTATGGCCTGCGCCTGCAGGTCCTGCGGATTCCCGCCGATGCGGACCGGCCGCAGTTGCTGGTGCGCGATGCGGCCTCGGACCCTGCGGTTCAGGTGCTCAACGATTCCCTGTGGGCGGGGCCGCTGGCCGATCAGATCCAGACGGTACTGGCGGCGCGAGTGGCGGCCTCTCTGGGGGTGCCGGACCTGCAACGTCTGCCTGGCGCCCGGGATAGGCCAGTGCGCCAGATCGAGGTTCGGGTGACCCGGTTCGACCTGCTGTGGAACCAGGGCGCCGATCTGGCCGCCGTCTGGACGGATCGTTTGCCCGGCACTGCCCAGGCACTGGTCTGCCAGGCCCGCATCCGGGTTCCAGCCGCCTCGGGGATTCCGGCGCTGGTCGATGCCCAGCGGCAAGCGGTGTGGTCTCTGGCTGCGCTGATGGCGGCGGATCGCGCGTCTGGGGCGCACGGTTTACCGACGGGTTCGGGGAATGCTCAATACGGTTGTACTTGA